In the Ornithinimicrobium pratense genome, GACGCCGACGGCCGGTTGACCATCGATGACCGGCTCATCCTGCCGCCCTACACGATCGTGGCCATCGGCGACTCGCACACTCTGGCTGGGGCGATGGCCATCCCCGGCGGCTTCACCGACAGTCTGCGCGGGGCCGGGGCCACGGTCAGCGTCACCGAGGCCCCCACCGTCCAGGTCGAGGCATTGCACGAGGCCAGACCACCTCGTTACGCTCAACCTGTCCCCGCGGAGCAGTCCCCGTAGGTTAGGGTCGGTCACGCGTCACGCCAGTTCAGCACAGCACCTTCAGACCTTCAGCACCACCGCGCAGAGCCGCGCGCCGTCCGAGCAGAGGAGAGCCATGAGCACCCTGGAATACCCCGACGACCTGCGCTACACCAGCGACCACGAGTGGGTCAAGGACCACGGTGACGCAGTGGTGCGCATCGGCATCACCGCCTACGCGCAGGACGCGCTCGGCGACGTTGTCTACGTCTCCCTCCCGACGGTCGGTGACACGGTGGCGGTGGGCGACTCGGTCGGCGAGGTGGAGTCCACCAAGTCGGTCAGCGACATCTATGCGCCCCTGGCCGGGGAGGTCACCGCCGTCAACGACGCCCTGGACGCGACCCCCGAGCTGATCAACAGCGACAGCTACGGCGAGGGCTGGATGTACGAGCTGCGCATCGAGGACCCGGCTGCGCTCCAGGCCCTCCTCGACGCAGAGGGCTACCAGGCCCAGCTGGACTGAACAGCCCCCACTACCCCGTGATCTACAGTGGGGACCGGCGACCCATGGTCGCCGGTCCCCGACGTCTACACCCGACATCTGACCCGTCAGCAACTTCCAGGGAGGCCAGAACGTGAGCGACCGCGACCGCGAGCACCACGATGTTGGCGGTGACCCGTCGACGGCCCGCCTGCCGCACGGTGGCGCACTGCCGGCAGCCGACTACTCCTTCGACGATGAGCTGCCCCGGCTCTC is a window encoding:
- the gcvH gene encoding glycine cleavage system protein GcvH, with translation MSTLEYPDDLRYTSDHEWVKDHGDAVVRIGITAYAQDALGDVVYVSLPTVGDTVAVGDSVGEVESTKSVSDIYAPLAGEVTAVNDALDATPELINSDSYGEGWMYELRIEDPAALQALLDAEGYQAQLD